One genomic region from Jilunia laotingensis encodes:
- a CDS encoding SAM-dependent methyltransferase, whose translation METALYLIPVTLGDTTIESVLPAYNKDIILGIRHFIVEDVRSARRFLKKVEREIDIDALTFYTLNKHTSPEDISGYLKPLIGGASMGVISEAGCPAVADPGADVVAIAQRKNLKVVPLVGPSSIILSVMASGFNGQSFAFHGYLPIEPGERAKKLKALEQRVYAEHQTQLFIETPYRNNKMVEDILHNCRPQTRLCIAANITCEGEYIRTKTVKEWQGHVPDLSKIPCIFLLYQ comes from the coding sequence TTGGAAACTGCTCTCTATCTTATCCCTGTCACTTTAGGTGATACGACAATTGAATCCGTGTTGCCTGCTTACAATAAAGATATAATTCTTGGAATCCGTCATTTCATTGTAGAAGATGTCCGGTCGGCTCGTCGCTTTCTGAAAAAGGTAGAAAGGGAGATCGACATTGATGCGTTGACATTCTACACATTAAATAAGCACACTTCACCCGAAGATATTTCCGGCTATCTGAAACCGCTGATAGGCGGTGCTTCTATGGGCGTTATTTCTGAGGCAGGGTGTCCAGCGGTAGCCGATCCGGGTGCGGATGTGGTTGCTATTGCGCAACGAAAGAATTTGAAAGTCGTTCCATTGGTGGGCCCTTCTTCCATCATCCTGTCGGTAATGGCTTCGGGCTTTAACGGACAGAGTTTTGCTTTTCACGGCTATCTACCCATTGAGCCGGGAGAACGTGCCAAGAAGTTAAAAGCACTGGAACAGCGTGTTTATGCCGAACACCAGACACAGCTTTTTATAGAGACTCCTTACCGTAATAATAAGATGGTAGAAGATATCTTGCATAATTGCCGTCCTCAAACACGGCTGTGCATTGCTGCCAACATAACTTGTGAAGGGGAGTATATACGGACTAAGACGGTGAAGGAATGGCAAGGTCATGTACCCGACCTGTCTAAAATTCCCTGTATTTTTCTCTTATACCAATAA
- a CDS encoding enoyl-ACP reductase FabI, whose protein sequence is MSYNLLKGKRGIIFGALNDQSIAWKVAEKAVEEGATITLSNTPMAIRMGEVNALAEKLNCEVIPADATSVEDLTNVFKTSMDVLHGQIDFVLHSIGMSPNVRKKRTYDDLDYGMLDKTLDISAVSFHKMIQAAKKLNAIAEYGSIVALSYVAAQRTFYGYNDMADAKALLESIARSFGYIYGREHSVRVNTISQSPTFTTAGSGVKGMDKLYDFANRMSPLGNATADECADYCIVMFSDLTRKVTMQNLYHDGGFSSVGMSLRAMATYEKGLDEYKDENGNIIYG, encoded by the coding sequence ATGAGTTACAATTTGTTGAAAGGAAAAAGAGGCATTATCTTCGGTGCATTGAACGATCAGTCTATTGCATGGAAGGTAGCGGAAAAAGCCGTTGAAGAAGGTGCGACCATTACATTATCAAATACTCCTATGGCCATCCGCATGGGTGAAGTCAATGCTTTGGCAGAGAAACTGAACTGTGAGGTGATTCCCGCCGACGCTACCAGTGTGGAAGATTTGACGAATGTGTTCAAAACTTCTATGGACGTATTGCATGGACAGATTGACTTTGTGCTTCACTCTATCGGTATGTCTCCTAATGTACGTAAAAAGCGTACCTATGACGACCTTGATTACGGAATGTTGGATAAGACATTGGATATTTCTGCCGTATCGTTCCACAAAATGATTCAGGCAGCCAAGAAACTGAATGCGATTGCCGAATACGGCTCGATTGTCGCTTTGAGCTATGTAGCCGCACAACGTACATTCTACGGCTATAATGATATGGCGGATGCAAAGGCACTCCTCGAATCCATAGCCCGCAGCTTCGGTTATATTTACGGTCGCGAACACAGTGTGCGTGTGAATACCATTTCGCAGTCTCCGACATTCACCACTGCCGGATCGGGAGTGAAAGGCATGGACAAGCTTTATGACTTTGCCAATCGGATGTCTCCTCTGGGCAATGCTACGGCTGATGAATGTGCCGATTACTGCATCGTGATGTTCTCTGATCTTACCCGTAAGGTGACCATGCAGAATCTTTATCATGACGGTGGTTTTTCAAGCGTAGGTATGAGTCTTCGTGCCATGGCTACCTATGAAAAAGGTCTTGATGAATACAAGGACGAAAACGGAAATATTATTTACGGATAA
- the lipA gene encoding lipoyl synthase, whose protein sequence is MAERVRKPEWLKINIGANERYTETKRIVENHCLHTICSSGRCPNMGECWGKGTATFMIGGDICTRSCKFCNTQTGRPLPLDPNEPAHVAESISLMKLSHAVVTSVDRDDLPDLGASHWARTITEIKRVNPATTIEVLIPDFQGRLELVDQVINARPEIISHNMETVRRISPLVRSAAHYDTSLKVIKRIADSGTVAKSGIMAGLGETPAEVEELMDDLLAAGCKILTIGQYLQPTHRHYPVAEYVTPEQFAEYKRIGLEKGFEQVESAPLVRSSYHAEKHIRR, encoded by the coding sequence ATGGCTGAAAGAGTACGTAAGCCCGAGTGGCTGAAAATAAATATCGGTGCCAACGAACGTTACACCGAAACAAAACGCATTGTAGAGAATCACTGCCTCCATACTATTTGCAGTAGTGGCCGATGCCCGAATATGGGAGAATGTTGGGGAAAAGGTACCGCCACATTTATGATCGGTGGTGACATCTGTACCCGCAGTTGCAAGTTCTGCAACACGCAAACGGGACGACCGCTTCCTCTTGATCCCAACGAACCGGCACATGTGGCGGAATCCATCTCTCTAATGAAACTTTCACATGCAGTGGTCACTTCGGTGGATCGTGATGACCTTCCGGACTTGGGAGCATCCCATTGGGCACGAACAATCACCGAAATAAAAAGAGTCAATCCGGCAACTACCATCGAAGTATTGATTCCTGATTTCCAAGGGCGGCTGGAACTTGTAGACCAAGTGATAAACGCACGGCCGGAAATCATTTCCCATAATATGGAAACTGTACGCCGTATCAGCCCCCTTGTACGAAGTGCCGCCCATTATGACACCAGCCTGAAAGTAATCAAACGAATAGCGGACAGCGGTACGGTAGCCAAAAGCGGGATTATGGCAGGATTGGGCGAAACTCCCGCAGAGGTAGAAGAACTGATGGACGATCTGTTAGCTGCCGGATGTAAGATACTGACCATCGGACAATACCTTCAGCCTACACACCGGCATTATCCTGTCGCAGAATATGTAACACCCGAACAATTTGCCGAATACAAACGCATCGGACTCGAAAAAGGATTCGAACAAGTGGAAAGCGCTCCTTTGGTGCGCTCTTCCTATCATGCAGAAAAACATATCAGGAGATAG